A window of Rhinatrema bivittatum chromosome 2, aRhiBiv1.1, whole genome shotgun sequence contains these coding sequences:
- the LOC115085927 gene encoding gastrula zinc finger protein XlCGF26.1-like, producing the protein MPGGAYAQVSVTFEDIAVYFSQEEWKDLNEWQKGLYKDVMKENYQILTSLGTGSPTVTPDIISHIERGEEPYIRDEPGSEKRETGRSSCSGNEDSRNINTKTHYWEPSENLKGKKILLERTGEDTSSFSDWGRNCQNHYISEKKYRNLTENSAVCEKSASNVTHTEEEQRNQITEQKCLCDVCKIYLRDPVTLKSQERSHIEERSSTCGKTFSRKRELLEYETVCIRETSFICSECGKSFSLKGNLRRHQKIHLGERPFSCTKCGKCFMRKSDLAQHQKIHTGEKPFTCMECGKSFSQKTKLTIHQRIHTAVKPFICAECGKGYNEKTCLRKHQQIHTCERPFSCPECHKNFISKGMLISHQRIHTGEREFSCTKCGKCFIRKSDLSRHQKIHTGEKPFTCLECGKSFILKTKLRIHQRIHTSVKPFICTECGKGFSQKIHLINHNKNHTGEKPFTCNECSKSFSQKAHLASHQKIHSGEKPFTCSECGKSFSWKTNLTKHQKVHAVERPFTCLECGKSFISMKKLTSHQKIHTGLMQSKYSEEC; encoded by the exons ATGCCTGGAGGAGCTTatgctcag gtttcagtaacctttgaggacatcgccgtctatttctcccaggaggagtggaagGATTTAAATGAATGGCAGAAGGGGCTTTACAAAgatgtgatgaaggagaattatcagaTCCTGACTTCACTGG GAACAGGCTCTCCGACTGTCACCCCTGATATTATATCCCACATTGAACGAGGGGAAGAGCCATACATCAGGGATGAGCCGggatcagagaaaagagaaactgggagaagcagctgctcag GAAATGAAGATTCCAGAAACATTAATACAAAGACACATTATTGGGAGCCGAGTGAGAATCTGAAAGGGAAAAAGATATTATTAGAAAGAACTGGAGAGGATACTTCATCATTTTCTGACTGGGGAAGAAACTGTCAGAATCATTACATCTCAGAAAAGAAGTATAGAAATTTAACTGAGAATTCTGCTGTGTGTGAGAAAAGTGCCAGtaatgtcacacacacagaggaagagCAGAGAAACCAAATAACAGAACAAAAATGCTTATGTGATGTATGTAAGATTTACCTAAGGGatcctgtaactctgaaatcacAGGAGAGATCTCATATTGAAGAGAGATCATCTACATGTGGGAAAACATTTAGTCGGAAGAGAGAACTACTGGAATATGAGACAGTCTGTATAAGAGAGACATCTTTtatatgttctgaatgtggtaaaagctttagtctGAAGGGCAACCTGAGAAGACACCAAAAAATTCATCTAggggagagaccattttcatgcaCTAAATGTGGAAAATGCTTTATGAGGAAGTCAGACCTCgcgcaacaccagaaaatccacaccggagagaaaccatttacttgTATGGAATGCGGTAAAAGTTTCAGTCAAAAGACAAAACTCAcaatccaccagagaatccacactgcaGTGAAACCATTTATCTGTGCAGAGTGTGGAAAAGGTTACAATGAGAAGACATGCCTAAGAAAGCACCAGCAAATCCACACCTGTGAAAGACCATTTTCATGTCCTGAATGTCATAAAAATTTTATTAGCAAGGGCATGCTAATAtctcaccagagaatccacactggtgaGAGAGAATTCTCATGTACAAAATGTGGGAAGTGCTTCATTAGGAAATCAGATCTCTCTcgccaccagaaaatccacacaggtgaaAAACCATTTACTTGTTtggagtgtggtaaaagcttcattCTGAAGACAAAACTCAGAATCCATCAGAGAATTCACACATCAGTGAAACCGTTTAtttgtactgagtgtggtaaaggaTTCAGTCAGAAGATCCACCTCATAAATCACAATAAAAATCacacaggtgagaaaccatttacatgtaatgagtgtAGTAAAAGTTTCAGTCAAAAGGCACACCTCGCCAGCCACCAGAAAATCCACTCTGGTGAGAAACCATTCACATGCTCggagtgtgggaaaagcttcagttGGAAGACTAACCTTACAAAACACCAGAAAGTGCATGCAGTCGAGAGACCATTTACCTGTCTTGAGTGTGGCAAAAGCTTCATTTCAATGAAAAAACTCACAagccaccagaaaatccacactggtTTGATGCAATCCAAGTATTCGGAAGagtgctag